GGTGACGAAGTATGACTTCGGCCCCGGGCATCCGATGGATCCCGTGCGGCTCGCGCTGACCATGGGGTTGGTGCGGGCCTACGGGCTGGACCGCGCCGTGGACGTGGTGGCGGGCAAGCCCGCGGGCGAGTCGACCCTGCGGCTGGTCCACCGCGAGGACTATGTGGCGGCGGTGCGGTCCGCTTCGGAGGACCCGCGGGCGGCGGACCCGTCGTACGGGCTGGGCACGATGGACGACCCGGCCTTCGCGGGCATGCACGAGGTGTCGGCGATGATCGCGGGGCACTCCGTGGGGGCGGCCGAGGCGGTGTGGCGGGGCGATGCCCCCCATGCCGTGAACTTCGCCGGCGGGCTGCACCACGCGATGCCGGGTTCGGCCTCCGGCTTCTGCATCTACAACGACGCGTCGCTGGCCATCGCGCGGCTGCTGGAGCTGGGGGCCGAGCGGGTCGTGTACCTGGACGTCGACGTGCATCACGGGGACGGTGTGCAGGCGGCGTTCTGGGACGACCCGAGGGTGCTGACGATCTCCCTGCACGAGCATCCCCGGACGCTCTTCCCGGGCACCGGATGGCCGGAGGAGACGGGTGGCCCGGGGAAGGGCGAGGGCTCCGCGGTCAACGTGGCGCTGCCCGCGGGGACCGGGGACGAGGGCTGGCTGCGCGCGTTCCACGCCGTCGTGCCGGAACTGCTGAGGGACTTCCGCCCGCAGGTCCTGGTCACGCAGCACGGAGCCGACACGCACTTCGAGGACCCGCTGGCGCACCTGGCCGTCTCCCTGGACGCCCAGCGGCTGGTGCAGGAGGCCTGCCACTCGCTGGCGCACGCGTACGTCGAGGACGGGCGCTGGCTGGCACTCGGCGGGGGCGGTTACGCGGTCGTGGACGTGGTGCCGAGGTCCTGGACCCACCTCGTCGGGATCGCCGCCCATGCGCCGGTGGACCCGGAGTCGGTGATCCCGTCCTCGTGGCGGGACGAGGTGTACGCGCGGACACGGCAGTTGGGTCCGGGGCGGATGACGGACGGCCGCACGCCGGCATGGCGTCCTTGGGAGGACGGCTACGACCCGGCGGACCGGCTGGACCAGGCGGTGCTCGCGACGCGCCGCGCGGTCTTCCCGCTGCGGGGCCTGCTCCCTTAGCGGGCCCCCGGCCGCCTGTTGCCGGGGGCGCCCGCCATGTGGAGGGCCAGCCGCGGCCGTTACGCCGACGGTGGGGATTCGCCGGGTTCCCGTCCCGCGGCGCCGGGCGCTGCGGGACGATCGTCGCCGTGGTGAGCAGAGGGGCGCTGCGGGCGCATCTGTTGGCGGCGGGACTCGCCGGGCCGGTGGCGACGTCCCGGGAGGAGAGCCTGCGGAGCTACCGGCTGTTCGCGGCGCGGGATCCGCGGGTCACGCTCGGGCTCGACCCCGAGTGGGCCTGGGGCGAACGGGACCTGATCGCGTTGATGGCGGACAGATGCGGGGTGTCCGGGGATCCGCAGCATGTTTCCGGTCAGGACGTCATCGATCCGGAGCGCACGCTGAGCGGGCTCGACGCGTTCGCCGGGCGGCTGGCGGCGGTCGCCGAACGCCGCGGGACCGTGCTGTTCGGGACCGGGCATCCGCAGCGGCTGCTCGGCTTCTACGCCGCGCTGGCAGACGCACTGTCGGCGGCGGGCTGTCTCGTTCTCACACCCGCGCAGGGGCGATGTGTCGACATAACGACCCGGTTCGGCGTACGTACGCACACCATCGACTACGTACGGGGAGTCGCGATGGTGCGAGCACCCGGAGCGCGGGAAGCGGGGTGTGGCACCGGCGTGCACACCCATTCCCCCCTCCCGGTGCGGGCCGCGCTGGAGGGTGCGGCGGAGTCCGGTACCTCCCTGCCGGAGCTGGTGGTCGGGGACCACGGTTGGGTCTGCGGCGCAGGTCAGCTCGGTTTCGAGGCCATCGGCCTGGCGGACGTGGACGATCCGGCGCTGTTCGTCGGGGAGGCCGAGGGGCGGGTGTCCGTCGCCGTCCCGCTGGATGACGCTGTGCGGTCCCCTTGCTACCGGCCGCTTACTCGCTATGTACTCAATCGGGCGTGTCTGTCACGGTAAACGACCGATGGCTGCTCCTCTTCCCCACTCGCACCACCCGCCCCTACTCTGGGGAGTGAGCGCACTGCGACGAAGAGTCACCGGAGGGGAAGCCGGTGTGCGTCGTGTGCGGAAGGTACAGGTGGGTCATGGCTGCTGGCGAAAGGCCTCTCAACGAGGTCAAGTTCCTGACCGTGGCGGAAGTCGCCTCGGTGATGCGCGTGTCGAAGATGACCGTGTACCGCTTGGTGCACAGCGGTCATCTGCCGGCGATCCGGGTGGGCAGGTCCTTCCGGGTTCCGGAGCAAGCGGTTCACGAGTACCTCCGGGAATCCTTTGTGGGGGTCGAATCGGCCTGAGACACCCCTCGGATTACAAGCTCGGAGCTCGGGCCGGTAGGCTAGGCCGACGTAGGTCGTGTGGGCCCAGACGCCCCGCACCGAGTGAAGAGAAGTGAGCGAGGGTAGTCGTGGGCTCTGTTATCAAGAAGCGGCGCAAGCGGATGGCCAAGAAGAAGCACCGCAAGCTGCTCAAGCGCACGCGTGTCCAGCGTCGCAACAAGAAGTAAGCGGCAGCTGTCGCGAACGCCGTGGCCCCTTTCACCCGCGAGGTGGACGGGGCCACGGTGCTTTCCGGCCGGTGGTGTCGTGCGTTGGGATCAAAGAGCCGGGTAGAAGGCCCTGCGGTCAACACGGCGCAACATCAACCCGCTACGGTGACGCATAGCCAGGACCGAACGGAAGGCGCTGATCTTGGGCAAGGTCGTGCTCGTCACCGGTGTGGCCCGGCAGCTCGGGGGCCGCTTCGTACGCCGAATCCAGCGGGACCCCGGAGTGGAACGGGTGGTGGGCGTCGACGCGGTGACTCCCGGGCACCGTCTCGGCGGAGCCGATTTCGTACGGGCTGACATCCGGCAGCCGGCCATAGCGCGGGTCCTGGCCGAGCACGACGTGGACACCGTGGTTCACCTGGACGTCACGGGCACCCCGCTCGGGTCCGGGGGGCGTACCGCGGTCAAGGAGACCAACGTCATCGGCACCATGCAACTGCTCGGTGCCTGCCAGAAGTCGCCGACCGTCCGCCGGCTGGTGGTCAAGTCCAGTACGAGCGTCTACGGCTCCGCCTCGCGCGACCCGGCCGTCTTCACCGAGACCACGCCCCCCAAGTCCCTGCCGAGCGGTGGCTTCGCCAAGGACGCCGTCGAGGTCGAGGGCTATGTGCGCGGCTTCGCGCGCCGCAGGCCGGATGTCGCGGTGTGCGTGCTGCGGTTCGCCAACATCCT
The Streptomyces tirandamycinicus DNA segment above includes these coding regions:
- a CDS encoding helix-turn-helix domain-containing protein, whose amino-acid sequence is MAAGERPLNEVKFLTVAEVASVMRVSKMTVYRLVHSGHLPAIRVGRSFRVPEQAVHEYLRESFVGVESA
- a CDS encoding acetoin utilization protein AcuC is translated as MSGRALLMWDEAVTKYDFGPGHPMDPVRLALTMGLVRAYGLDRAVDVVAGKPAGESTLRLVHREDYVAAVRSASEDPRAADPSYGLGTMDDPAFAGMHEVSAMIAGHSVGAAEAVWRGDAPHAVNFAGGLHHAMPGSASGFCIYNDASLAIARLLELGAERVVYLDVDVHHGDGVQAAFWDDPRVLTISLHEHPRTLFPGTGWPEETGGPGKGEGSAVNVALPAGTGDEGWLRAFHAVVPELLRDFRPQVLVTQHGADTHFEDPLAHLAVSLDAQRLVQEACHSLAHAYVEDGRWLALGGGGYAVVDVVPRSWTHLVGIAAHAPVDPESVIPSSWRDEVYARTRQLGPGRMTDGRTPAWRPWEDGYDPADRLDQAVLATRRAVFPLRGLLP
- a CDS encoding NAD-dependent epimerase/dehydratase family protein, whose protein sequence is MGKVVLVTGVARQLGGRFVRRIQRDPGVERVVGVDAVTPGHRLGGADFVRADIRQPAIARVLAEHDVDTVVHLDVTGTPLGSGGRTAVKETNVIGTMQLLGACQKSPTVRRLVVKSSTSVYGSASRDPAVFTETTPPKSLPSGGFAKDAVEVEGYVRGFARRRPDVAVCVLRFANILGPHADSPLADYFSLPVMPTVLGYDPRLQFVHEDDVVDVLRIACHEPRRGTLNSGTFNIAGDGVLLLSQCSRRLGRPTVPVLLPAVTWVGSALRTVGITDFSPEQIRLLTHGRVVSTVQMRETLGFEPAYTTAETFADFARSCGPGLLPPETLARAVDKVAALPSAGGATPPSAG
- a CDS encoding 30S ribosomal protein bS22 is translated as MGSVIKKRRKRMAKKKHRKLLKRTRVQRRNKK
- a CDS encoding phosphatase, whose translation is MVSRGALRAHLLAAGLAGPVATSREESLRSYRLFAARDPRVTLGLDPEWAWGERDLIALMADRCGVSGDPQHVSGQDVIDPERTLSGLDAFAGRLAAVAERRGTVLFGTGHPQRLLGFYAALADALSAAGCLVLTPAQGRCVDITTRFGVRTHTIDYVRGVAMVRAPGAREAGCGTGVHTHSPLPVRAALEGAAESGTSLPELVVGDHGWVCGAGQLGFEAIGLADVDDPALFVGEAEGRVSVAVPLDDAVRSPCYRPLTRYVLNRACLSR